One Bacteroidales bacterium genomic window, ACCTTATTTAGTATGGATAGTATTGGTTCCGTTTGTAACTTTTTCGGCATTTGTGTGGGATGGAATTTTTGTCGGAGCCACAGCCTCTAAAGCAATGCGGAACAGTATGGTTATTATTACAACTGTAATTTTTCTCCCGGCCTACTACCTTCTTGAGCCGGTTATGGGAAACCATGGACTATGGCTGGCTATGATGCTCTTCATGGGGGCAAGGGGGATTTTTCTGAGTTTTTATGCAAGGAAGGCAGTGTTTGCACAAATTATACTCAATCGCAATGAATTTGCGAAGCAAGATTCTTGCAGATTGAGTTATACCGGGGCGCACAGGTATCCTCCGCCAGCCGGCGAATCGCAAACTGATTCAGCAACGGTATAATAAGCGCATTTCAGCATAATTTGCGTCTTCTATCTTTTCCTTTAACAGGAGGTTTTTTATTGAAACGGATAGAATTAAAGTCGTTGTTTCATTTTTTATGAATCATTTACTAAGACTGTAGGGGTAAAAGCAAGTTCGAGTGTCTTACGTATATTATTTAATATCTGTTTATGAAAAAGGTATGTACTTTAATCTGCTTAATTATTTTCAGTTGCCAGCTATCATTTTCCCAGGACTGGCAGTCCGTAAGAACAGGTGTAAGCCAGGTTTATTCAGGACCTGCGGATGTTTACATATACAATCTAAAGAGTATACGTATTGATACTTCCTATTCCCTGGATGGAGTCTCCCATTTAAAAAACCTTAGTTCAGTAGGAAGTGCTGATGGGAATTGCTTTTCTCCATTTGGAAACTCCTGGATAGGTAGAGAGGTAATTTCGTATCCAAACGGAGATAATTATTTTATTAATTACAATGAAGATTCATTGTTGATCAGGACTTTGGGCCTGATGGGTGAATCCTGGGTATTTCTCAGGAACCAGTTATTAAACCTCGAACTGCATGCTAATATCATGTCTGTGTCTGAAGACACCTTCCTGGGGATTACTGATTCAGTAAAAGTTATTGAATTGCAAGCATTTGATTTAACAGGAAATGCAAAAAGTCATGCATTAAACGGGACTCAGCTCATTTTGAGCAAACACTATGGATTAACCCGGCTTATTGAATTTTTTGCTAATCCACGTCAAACCTATTATTCTCCTGAGAAGATATACGACCTTGTAGGAATGACAGATCCCATACTTGGGATACAAAACCTTGAATATTCTCAAATATATAATTTCGAAATTGGAGATGAATTCCACACTCTTGCGGATGGTTATTATACCTCGGGTTCTGCCTGGGATTCTACCCAGAAAATTAGTTATGTGATTGATAAAGCCATAAGCGCATCTGGTGATTCTGTTACCTATACATTCTTTCACAAATGGAGAAATGTTTCATTTGTCGGACCGGAACTCTATTGGCTGAATTTCGGGCAGGATACTGCAATGATAACGTATTCATTTAGATCTGAAACAGCAATCCAGTTTTTGAAACTTCCGGGGGAAGCGATGGTTTTCCAATCCGGACCCACAGAAGCATATATTAAAGATGCAGCGCAAGGTTCTTCTCAATTGTATAACGGCCGGCAAATAAAGGAAGATCCCAGCGGCGGGAATGTTCATTATTTTGGAACCTGGGGAGATAGTTGTTTCCAGTATTATGCCTGGGGATATCCTGACCTGACTCATTTTGGCCAATATATTGAAGGATGCGGGGGACCTTACTGGTTTGAAACTGCCTATCATTTAGATAGGGAATATAAACTGGTCTATTTCAGGAAAGGCAGTGAAACATGGGGGAGTCCCTTTAATGATCAAACCTGGCTAGGTCAGGTGGAAATTCCGGCATCAATCGATAATATAAAAGTGTACCCCAACCCGGTTGTTGATAATCTTACTGTTGAAATTGCAAATCCAGGCAAAGAAGGTTGTTTGATATATATGATAACCTCATTACTGGGAAAAACTTCCTGCCAGGGCACGATCAATGAAATGAATTTCTCTATCCCGACTCGTGGGTTTGCACCAGGAATGTATGTTCTGAGAATATTTAAGGATGGACAGGCGATCGGACAAAGAAAGTTTGTCAAGCAATAATTCCGGATTAACCAAGGATTTTCAACTTGGCAAACCTGAGGAGTAGCTGTTTAAACCCTACCACCTCAAAAGCAATGCGCAACACTATGGTTATTATTACAACTGTAATTTTTCTCCCTGCATACTACCTTCTTGAGCCGGTTATATGAAACCATGGACTATGGCTGGCCATGATGCTCTTTATGGGAGCAAGGGGGATTTTTCTGACTGTCTTGTCAAAGAAAGCTGTAATAGTAAAATTATTCTGAAAGGAAGGAGAACCTTAATTATGCTAGTAAATTAGACAGTAAGTAAAAACATCTAAGAAACAGAAAGTATATAATCAAAAAATCAATTTGATAAAGATATTTGTCAGGGTAAAACAAGTTTCAAGGGGTTTACTTAAATTTGACTAAATCATTCGTAGATGAAGAGTATTTTTAGTTTCATTATTTTATTTATGATTTTCGGGAGCCGAATAAATGCACAGGACTGGCAGTGTATTCATGACAACTTCATTGCATATTATTATTCCACGGATGCTAAAACAACCTGGACGGTCAATATCGATTCTGTAGTCACGAAAGATAATTATAAATATTATTATAATTCTCCTATTATTAGATTAGAATATTCCTATTACGATTTTATTGGCAATTCTACTTCCTGTTATGATCCCTTTAGCCCGTCATGGATCGGAAATTCTATGTCAGCTGGGGATGCAGGGAACTTTTTCTTTAACAAGGCTGGTGATGGCATCAGGATTCGAACTGATAAGCATAAAAACGATTCCTGGATATGTTGCAGAATAACTGATACTACCCGACTATATGCAGAAGTGTCTTTGGAACAGGTAGATACAGTTTTGGGAATGGCTGATTCAGTTAAGTATATAACATTTCAGGCAAAGAACATAAACGGTGTACTGATATCACACCCACTGAACAACCAGGTATTTAAACTGAGTAAAAGCTTCGGAATGCTCACCTTATTCGATTTTTATACATTTCCTGAATATTTATCCACGCAGCCGGTTCATTTACTTTCAGGTATTTCAACATCCATTAAGGCTATCGGGACTCAAAATATAACGTATAGACAAGTATATTCCTTTGCACCAGGGGATGTATTTCATAGCTATTATGAACCTTACCATATGGAAATTACTGATCATGAAACCAGAAAAACTATCAGGATTATATTGGATTCATGCTGGAATTCAACAGGTGACACGGTAAAATACAAAGTTGCCAGGTTTATTAAGAGTGTCTGGCCTTCGGATAATATTCCAGTATATACTTATGATCTTATAACAGAGATATATAGCTTTATTTCAGAGACTGCTGAACAATTTGATAATAATCCAGGGCACACTTCAATTATCTATGATTCGGATGATACAGCAGCTTATTTTTACTATAATCAGTTTTGTGATTCAAAGTATAATAACCGTAGCACTAAAAATTTAGTTGGGTATTTCTATCCTGGTTCCATGTGTGGTGATACATTGGTTAATGGCAGTCGATTTGGGACCGAATATTCCTATTACATCGATGGATGCGGTGGAGAATATTATTCCCATAGATCTAAAATAGATCTCATACATTATAATGTAGCATATAACTATCTGGTCTATTTTAAAAAAGGATCAGAAACCTGGGGAACTCCTTTTGATACTTCAGATTGGGAAGAACATGGTTTAATGAATAACTATGATTCCGGCACAAAGTTATTTCTATACCCAAATCCTGCTGTAAATTCTATAACGGTCGCAATCCAGGGATACCAAAAAGGAGTTTACAGCCTGGAAATTGTTTCACTCCTTGGTATCAAACAGCTTAAAATTTATTTTGAAGCTGATGAGATGACAATTCCTGTTGGAAATCTAAAAAGGGGAATTTATCTCCTCAGGCTTTATAATGGAAATAAGCTTGTCTCACAAAAGAAACTGGTAAAAACCTAGTTTCAATGCAGTATTCTCAGCTTGGCAAATCGCAGTAATAACTGCTTAATTCCGACTCCATCAAATTTCACCGAGGCCTTTTTATTAGGTCCCGCGCCTTCCACACTCAAAACTTTTCCATTACCAAATGTGGCATGGTAAACACTCATACCAGCCTGTATGAGTTCAATATCATCACCATCTTGTGAAACCGGTGAGTGAGTTGATACAGGCGTATTACTCAGTTTTTTGAATCCTGGTCCGGGGGATGCTGGTTTCGGAGAAGGAGGAGGTGAAGAACTTTTTGGTTGAACCGGGGCGGCTGGCTTTCCAGGGATTTTTTGCTTGATTGTGCTTTTCCCGGGTTCCTCAGCAAGCCTGTTCCATTTGGTTTTTGTGGGTAATTCAAGAAATACTTCATCGATCTCATCGATAAACCGGCTTTTTTCTGCCATAGTCAGCTGGCCCCATCGGTATCGTGATTCTGCATACGAAAGGGTTACCTTTTTTTCAGCCCGGGTAAGGGCTACATAAAATAGCCGCCTTTCCTCCTCCAGATCTGCCCTTGATGAAATAGACATAAAGGAAGGGAAAAGATTCTCCTCCAGTCCGGTGATGAATACATAGGGATATTCGAGGCCTTTTGCCTGGTGAATGGTCATGAGTGAGACGCGATCGGTATCATTAGGGTCATCATTATCCTGATCGGTAATCAATGAGACCTCCTGCATGAATTCATCCAGGTATCTGACAGGAATGGCTTCTTCTTCAGGACCGGGTTCACGTTCAGTAAATTCCTGGACAGCATTCAGCAATGCTTCTATGTTCTCAAGCCTGCTTTGACCTTCAATGGTCTTATCTTCGTCCAGTTCTTTCAATAAGCCGGAAGCTTTGGAAATATACTCAGCAAGGTCAAAAGCATTTCGGGAGTGCAACTGCGCACCAAAGGCCTCAATCATGGTGCAAAAAGCCGAAATGGAAGCAGCAGTCTTGCCCGCAAATCCCATTGAATATGAATGATGGTTATTCAGGATTTCCCAGAGTGAACAATTATTCTGGCTTGCCTGGATCGCTATTTTCTGCATGCTGGTATCACCAATTCCCCTGTGAGGGTAATTAATTACCCTTCTCAGCGCCTCTTCATCATTACGATTAACAGCCAGTCTGAAATAGGCCAGCATATCTTTGATTTCCTTGCGGCTGTAAAAGGAGAGACCTCCATAAATCCGGTATGGAATGTTAAGCCTTCGAAGCGCTTCTTCAATGGAACGTGATTGGGCATTCGTGCGGTAAAGAACTACAAATGCATCATTTTTGAGGTATTGATTCATCTTGGTCTCAAAAATGGCATTGGCAACAAGGGTGCCTTCTTCACTATCACTGGTGGCTTTCAGAACTTTGATCAATGATCCTTCTTCGTTCTCTGTCCATACTTCCTTTTTGATCTGGTCTTTATTATTGGCTATTACCCCATTGGCAGCATTTACAATGGTCTGAGTTGACCTGTAATTCTGCTCCAGCTTATATAGTTTATACTCCGGGTAATCATTCTTGAAATTCAGGATATTCTGGATATTGGCACCACGGAAAGCATAGATACTTTGTGCATCATCACCAACCACACATATATTTTCAAACCTGGAAGCCAGTTTCTTTACAATAATATATTGTGAATAATTGGTGTCCTGGTATTCATCCACGAGTATGTACCTGAATTTATCCTGGTATTTATAAAGTATTTTATCATGGTCACGCAACAGGATATTGGTGTTGAATAACAGGTCATCAAAATCCATGGCTCCTGATCTGAAGAGTCGCGCCTGGTAGATGGCATAGATCTGGCCAATATGAGGTTTCCGGTTCTGACGGTCTTGCTCCATAATCTCCTGGTTATTGATGTAATCCTCAGCGGAAATCAGGTTGGACTTGGCAGCAGATATTCGTCCCAGTACAAAATTGGCAGGATATTCCTTAATATCCAGGTCCATCTCCTTAATAATGTTCTTTAGAAGGCTTTTGCTATCATCGGAATCATAGATCGTAAAACTGGAGGGATATCCCAGTAAGTGGCCATCAGCCCGTAATATCCTGGCAAAAACTGAATGGAACGTTCCCATCCATACATTCCTGGCTTCACTCCCTACAATACTGATAATCCTTTCTTTCATCTCCCTTGCTGCCTTATTGGTAAATGTCAGGCATAGGATATTGAAGGCATCAATTCCCTGGTCAATCAAATAGGCAACCCTATAGGTGAGCGCACGGGTTTTTCCTGAGCCGGCACCAGCTATAACCATTACCGGCCCAACGAGTTGCTCAACAGCTTTCCGTTGGGCATCATTTAATTCATCTAGTATTTTCCTGCTCACTCTTGGTTTTTCTTTGATTGTACAACCCACAAAAGTACAATTTAAGCCTGTTCAGCTAATGGGATTTTATCAACAGTGCCGTTTGAATCAGCATGAAGATATTTTCTATATTTACACAGTATCAATATTTACCGACCTATTTCCGGCATTCACCGAAATTGACTTTCGCCAATGGATGACCCGTTTTACTTTTGCTTCATTAATTTTAAAACATCGAAAAATGGAATACAATTATAATGAAACACAAGAAAAATCTGCTGCCCGGTTCAAAGGGAAAAGCGTTGTATTTGGCGTCCTGGTTATCCTGGCCGGCCTTTTACTTATGGCTCGTAATACCGGAGCATTGGAACCTTCTGTCAGCAGGATCATCTTTTCATGGGAGATGCTATTGATTGCTATTGGAGCCATTAACCTGTTCAGCAGGCACTCAATCTGGTCAGGTTTTATTCTGATGTCAATCGGAGTATTTTTCCTGTTAGTCAATTATTTCTCCCTCCCATTCACTCTATGGCATGTCTTCTGGCCTGTGCTGATCATCTTTGTTGGTCTCAGCATGATCTTCGGAGCGGTCAAGTTGAGGAAACATCATTTTTTCAAACAACCATCCACTGCCAATGAGGAAGTTTTTGAAGACTTCGCATTATTTGGTGGAGGGGAAAAGAAAATTCAATCACAATCATTCAGAGGGGGCAAAATCATCGCTGTTTTTGGGGGTTCTAAAATTGATCTCTCGCAATGTACCCTGGCACCAGGGACAAATATGATAGAAGTAGTTGCTGCTTTTGGAGGAACTTCCATAGTTTGCCCTGCCGATTGGAATGTGAAAGTGGAAGTATTCAATATCTTTGGTGGATATGCAGATAAAAGAAGCGTTTCACAGGTAGATATTAATAAAGTATTGATCATTAAGGGCGTAACCATATTCGGTGGAGGTGAGATAAGAAGTTTCTAAACTGATTGGCTAATTATTTCACTAAACTTTTAAATGCTTATCGATGATCAACCGATTTCTCTCCAGGAACTTATGGTTTTTCTATATTGTATTTTGGATAGCCCTTGCCGCTATCCAATTTGCATTGATAATAGAAAGGTTCGATTTTCCAATCTGGTTGAGTTTACTGGATTCCCTTGTTTTTAGCGTATTATTCGGGTTGATGGGTATTGGATTATGGTTCATGGTTCAGTTCTCTGGCAGAATGCAGCGCAACTGGCTGGAAACTATTATTTTTCATGTAACCGGTTCTGCATTTGCAATGCTTCTTTGGTTAGGATTAGGAACTTTCATTATGAAGTCTCTAGCTGATGATGAAGAAATTTACATCAATTTCCTGCTGCAATCGCTTACATTTCGCATTCTTGCCGGTATCCTGATCTATTTTCTTCAATTGGCAGTTTTTTACCTGATTCTCAGCTTTAAAGAGTTACAGGAACGAATGGAAAGGGAAGCATCCTTAACTTCAATGTTGCGGGAAGCAGAAATAAATACACTAAAAGCTCAGATCAAACCTCATTTTCTTTTCAATAGTTTAAATTCTGTCAGTGCTTTGACCCTAAAATCACCGGCTAAAGCCCAGGAAATGGTGATTAAACTTTCTGAATTTATGAGG contains:
- a CDS encoding T9SS type A sorting domain-containing protein, translating into MKKVCTLICLIIFSCQLSFSQDWQSVRTGVSQVYSGPADVYIYNLKSIRIDTSYSLDGVSHLKNLSSVGSADGNCFSPFGNSWIGREVISYPNGDNYFINYNEDSLLIRTLGLMGESWVFLRNQLLNLELHANIMSVSEDTFLGITDSVKVIELQAFDLTGNAKSHALNGTQLILSKHYGLTRLIEFFANPRQTYYSPEKIYDLVGMTDPILGIQNLEYSQIYNFEIGDEFHTLADGYYTSGSAWDSTQKISYVIDKAISASGDSVTYTFFHKWRNVSFVGPELYWLNFGQDTAMITYSFRSETAIQFLKLPGEAMVFQSGPTEAYIKDAAQGSSQLYNGRQIKEDPSGGNVHYFGTWGDSCFQYYAWGYPDLTHFGQYIEGCGGPYWFETAYHLDREYKLVYFRKGSETWGSPFNDQTWLGQVEIPASIDNIKVYPNPVVDNLTVEIANPGKEGCLIYMITSLLGKTSCQGTINEMNFSIPTRGFAPGMYVLRIFKDGQAIGQRKFVKQ
- a CDS encoding T9SS type A sorting domain-containing protein — encoded protein: MKSIFSFIILFMIFGSRINAQDWQCIHDNFIAYYYSTDAKTTWTVNIDSVVTKDNYKYYYNSPIIRLEYSYYDFIGNSTSCYDPFSPSWIGNSMSAGDAGNFFFNKAGDGIRIRTDKHKNDSWICCRITDTTRLYAEVSLEQVDTVLGMADSVKYITFQAKNINGVLISHPLNNQVFKLSKSFGMLTLFDFYTFPEYLSTQPVHLLSGISTSIKAIGTQNITYRQVYSFAPGDVFHSYYEPYHMEITDHETRKTIRIILDSCWNSTGDTVKYKVARFIKSVWPSDNIPVYTYDLITEIYSFISETAEQFDNNPGHTSIIYDSDDTAAYFYYNQFCDSKYNNRSTKNLVGYFYPGSMCGDTLVNGSRFGTEYSYYIDGCGGEYYSHRSKIDLIHYNVAYNYLVYFKKGSETWGTPFDTSDWEEHGLMNNYDSGTKLFLYPNPAVNSITVAIQGYQKGVYSLEIVSLLGIKQLKIYFEADEMTIPVGNLKRGIYLLRLYNGNKLVSQKKLVKT
- a CDS encoding histidine kinase — its product is MINRFLSRNLWFFYIVFWIALAAIQFALIIERFDFPIWLSLLDSLVFSVLFGLMGIGLWFMVQFSGRMQRNWLETIIFHVTGSAFAMLLWLGLGTFIMKSLADDEEIYINFLLQSLTFRILAGILIYFLQLAVFYLILSFKELQERMEREASLTSMLREAEINTLKAQIKPHFLFNSLNSVSALTLKSPAKAQEMVIKLSEFMRYSLSMSEQSMSTLKAELYHASLYLDIEKVRFSDRLNVEEIIAPDCDNWPLPAMILQPLLENAVKHGVYSLSGPSSILLNIRCENEYLIVSIMNSFDPDTLPRRGTGTGLANVTKRMTAIYSRPDLITIDKKETTFEVVLKFPSITSN